The following is a genomic window from Streptomyces lincolnensis.
CGGGCGCCGGTCGGCGATCTCCGTGAGCAGCAGGTCGATCATCCGGCGGCCCATCTCCTCGATGGGCTGGCGCACGCTGGTCAGGGGCGGGTCCATGTGGCGGGCGATGGCCGAGTCGTCGTAGCCGACGAGCGCCACGTCGTCGGGGATGCTGCGGCCCTCCTCGCGCAGCACCTGGAGGGCGCCGGCCGCCATCACGTCCGAGCCCGCGAAGACCGCGTCCAGGTCGGGACGGCGGGCCAGCAGTTTGGTCATCGCGCGCCGGCCGCCGTCCTCGGTGAAGTCGCCGACCTCGATCAGCCGCTCGTCCGGCTCGTGGCCCGCGGCGAGCAGGGCGTCGCGGTAGCCGTCGACGCGGCGCTGGGCGCCGTAGACGTCGAGGCGGCCGCTGATGTGGGCGACCGCGCGACAGCCGCGGGAGAGCAGGTGCTCGACCGCCGTGCGGGCACCGCCGTAGTTGTCCGAGTCGACCGACGGGAGCGTCTCCATGGCCGATCTCGGGCCGCTGATCACCGCGGGTATCTCCAGCTGGGACAGCAGGTCGGGCAGCGGGTCGTCGGCGTGCACGGAGACCAGCAGGACGCCGTCGACCCGGTGGGCGGCCAGGTACTGGGCGAGCCGGCGGCGCTCCCGGTCACTGCCGGCGAAGATCAGCAGCAGCTGCATCTCGGTGTCGGCGAGCTCGGCGCCGACCCCCTTGAGCA
Proteins encoded in this region:
- a CDS encoding LacI family DNA-binding transcriptional regulator encodes the protein MGHGARGRSGGRPTLEEVAARAGVGRGTVSRVINGSPRVSDATRAAVEAAVAELGYVPNTAARALAANRTDAIALVVPEPETRFFAEPYFSDMLKGVGAELADTEMQLLLIFAGSDRERRRLAQYLAAHRVDGVLLVSVHADDPLPDLLSQLEIPAVISGPRSAMETLPSVDSDNYGGARTAVEHLLSRGCRAVAHISGRLDVYGAQRRVDGYRDALLAAGHEPDERLIEVGDFTEDGGRRAMTKLLARRPDLDAVFAGSDVMAAGALQVLREEGRSIPDDVALVGYDDSAIARHMDPPLTSVRQPIEEMGRRMIDLLLTEIADRRPAVTRDLERRQVVLATQLVTRASC